A section of the Agromyces aurantiacus genome encodes:
- a CDS encoding DUF2252 domain-containing protein, with amino-acid sequence MADIQYAEFDPAPRHDFAARREAGRAARRRVPRSSHAGWSAPSDRPDPVALLEQQALTRVPELVPIRYARMLVSPFNFYRGAALIMASDLAGTPVSGITAQICGDAHLSNFGVFASPERRLIFDINDFDETLPGPWEWDVKRLAASFEIAGRHRGFTVKERARAVRAAVSGYREQMRRAARSGVLEAWYDRLDADQIERWIRDERAANRVGDEQVRRTQASLAKARKRDSVRAFTKLVTVVDGEMRIAADPPLIMPVEELQVGEGTRADIEAWMQGMLEGYRTTLPLERHPIEEFQYVHMARKVVGVGSVGTRAWIVLLRGRDDADPLILQAKQAEASVLERFVAPSRYDHHGERVVRGQRLMQAASDLFLGWQRVLAPDGVERDFYLRQLNDWKGSADIEVIMPRGAELYAIACGQTLARAHARAGDRVAIAAYLGGSTRFDEAIAAFAVDYADQNERDYAAFAEAAASGRLTVAERY; translated from the coding sequence ATGGCTGACATCCAGTACGCGGAGTTCGACCCGGCGCCGCGGCACGACTTCGCGGCACGACGCGAGGCCGGGCGTGCCGCGCGTCGACGGGTGCCGCGTTCGTCGCACGCCGGGTGGAGCGCGCCATCCGATCGCCCCGACCCCGTCGCACTGCTCGAGCAGCAGGCGCTCACGCGCGTGCCCGAGCTCGTGCCCATCCGGTACGCGCGCATGCTCGTGTCGCCGTTCAACTTCTACCGCGGCGCGGCGCTCATCATGGCATCCGACCTCGCGGGCACCCCGGTCTCGGGGATCACCGCGCAGATCTGCGGTGACGCGCACCTGTCGAACTTCGGCGTCTTCGCCTCGCCCGAGCGGCGCCTCATCTTCGATATCAACGACTTCGACGAGACCCTGCCCGGGCCGTGGGAATGGGACGTCAAGCGCCTCGCCGCGAGCTTCGAGATCGCGGGGCGGCACCGCGGGTTCACCGTGAAGGAGCGGGCGCGCGCCGTGCGCGCCGCCGTGTCCGGCTACCGCGAGCAGATGCGGCGGGCGGCGCGGTCGGGCGTGCTCGAGGCCTGGTACGACCGGCTCGACGCCGACCAGATCGAGCGGTGGATCCGCGACGAACGCGCGGCGAACCGCGTCGGCGACGAGCAGGTGCGACGCACGCAGGCCTCGCTCGCGAAGGCGCGCAAGCGCGACAGCGTGCGGGCGTTCACCAAGCTCGTGACCGTCGTCGACGGCGAGATGCGCATCGCCGCCGACCCGCCGCTCATCATGCCGGTCGAGGAGCTCCAGGTGGGCGAGGGCACCCGCGCCGACATCGAGGCCTGGATGCAGGGGATGCTCGAGGGGTACCGGACCACGTTGCCGCTCGAGCGGCATCCGATCGAGGAGTTCCAGTACGTGCACATGGCCCGCAAGGTCGTCGGCGTCGGCAGCGTCGGGACCCGGGCCTGGATCGTGCTGCTCCGCGGACGCGACGACGCCGACCCGCTCATCCTGCAGGCCAAGCAGGCCGAGGCGTCGGTGCTCGAGCGCTTCGTCGCGCCGAGCCGCTACGACCACCACGGCGAGCGCGTCGTGCGCGGGCAGCGCCTCATGCAGGCGGCGAGCGATCTCTTCCTCGGTTGGCAGCGCGTGCTCGCGCCCGACGGGGTCGAGCGCGACTTCTACCTCCGGCAGCTGAACGACTGGAAGGGCTCCGCCGACATCGAGGTGATCATGCCGCGCGGGGCCGAGCTGTATGCGATCGCCTGCGGGCAGACGCTCGCCCGGGCGCACGCGCGTGCCGGGGATCGCGTGGCGATCGCGGCGTACCTCGGCGGGTCGACCCGGTTCGACGAGGCGATCGCGGCGTTCGCGGTGGACTACGCCGACCAGAACGAGCGCGACTACGCCGCATTCGCCGAGGCCGCGGCATCCGGTCGCCTGACGGTCGCCGAACGGTACTGA
- a CDS encoding class II glutamine amidotransferase, whose amino-acid sequence MAQSLDSPLGAETVNGDGFGIGWYPTGAVAGSIPSVFHSIEPAWNDENVRELSRSIHSPLFFSHVRAAGGPPIQRTNCHPFRWENWLFMHNGFLGEYAKVKRDLTFAIDPSLYPHLMGTTDSEVMFHLAITFGLVDDPVKALSAMVEHIERVGREHGILFPMQGTIAVADGATIWALRYSSQGRSRTLFHSVDIPTIREMYPDAERLATFGEHAHVVVSEPLNDLPGVFVEVPEATIAILDKEGYHHEPFRAAA is encoded by the coding sequence GTGGCCCAGTCGCTCGACTCGCCGCTCGGCGCCGAGACCGTGAACGGCGACGGCTTCGGGATCGGCTGGTATCCGACCGGGGCCGTCGCGGGCAGCATCCCCTCGGTGTTCCACAGCATCGAGCCCGCCTGGAACGACGAGAACGTGCGCGAGCTCTCGCGTTCGATCCACAGCCCGCTGTTCTTCAGCCACGTGCGCGCGGCCGGTGGACCGCCGATCCAGCGCACCAACTGCCATCCGTTCCGGTGGGAGAACTGGCTCTTCATGCACAACGGGTTCCTCGGCGAGTACGCCAAGGTCAAGCGCGACCTCACGTTCGCGATCGATCCGTCCCTCTATCCTCACCTCATGGGGACGACCGACTCCGAGGTCATGTTCCATCTCGCCATCACCTTCGGGCTCGTCGACGACCCGGTGAAGGCGCTCAGCGCGATGGTCGAGCACATCGAGCGCGTCGGACGCGAGCACGGGATCCTCTTCCCCATGCAGGGCACCATCGCCGTCGCGGACGGCGCCACGATCTGGGCGCTGCGCTACTCGTCGCAGGGGCGCTCGCGCACGCTCTTCCACTCGGTCGACATCCCCACCATCCGGGAGATGTACCCCGACGCGGAACGGCTCGCGACGTTCGGCGAGCACGCGCACGTGGTCGTCTCCGAACCGCTCAACGACCTGCCGGGGGTGTTCGTCGAGGTCCCCGAGGCGACCATCGCGATCCTCGACAAGGAGGGATACCATCATGAGCCGTTCCGGGCCGCAGCCTGA
- a CDS encoding MFS transporter: MSRSGPQPETAEPSTEAARAPWTVAAALSAAQFVMVLDSSVMNVSISTVVDDLDTTVAAMQAAITFYTLTMAALMLVGAKLGDVWGRLRAFVIGSIVYAVGSLITALSPNIVVLFLGWSVIEGMGAVLVIPAIAALIADNYEGKQRVTAFALIGAASGAAVAAGPLIGGLVTTYASWRYVFIGEVVVMAVVVLFARRIVDRHPPRRTPIDLLSVLLSSAGFVAIVFGMLQSKVWGWIQPLQVPEIGGVPIAPLGISLTTWLILGGCILLAWFVRRQRRLIETDRPPFLDVRLFRIERLRSGLGALGAQYAVTAGLFFMVPVYLQMTLGFDALQTGLRIFPLSISLILFSFVGTRLNTIWSARRIVQTGQVVLAVSAVVLLASVDVELRIPAFGIGMFTAGAALGLLASQLGNVNMSSVGPEKSSEVGGVQGVFQNLGSSLGTALIGSVLIGALTTSFAGTVASSDLPDDVKQTVTEATQGGVELVPASSVDEIGEEAGLSSADADTLASAYSAAQIEALRTAFVGLIAIALAALLFSRGIPDDRPPGRRRPRTDASEPEEAQHG; encoded by the coding sequence ATGAGCCGTTCCGGGCCGCAGCCTGAGACCGCCGAACCCTCGACGGAGGCTGCGAGAGCACCTTGGACCGTCGCCGCCGCGTTGTCGGCGGCGCAGTTCGTGATGGTGCTCGACAGCTCGGTCATGAACGTGTCGATCTCCACGGTCGTGGACGACCTCGACACGACGGTCGCGGCCATGCAGGCCGCGATCACGTTCTACACGCTCACGATGGCCGCGCTGATGCTGGTCGGCGCGAAGCTCGGCGACGTGTGGGGTCGGCTGCGCGCCTTCGTCATCGGCTCGATCGTCTATGCGGTCGGATCGCTCATCACCGCGCTCAGCCCGAACATCGTCGTGCTCTTCCTGGGCTGGTCGGTCATCGAGGGCATGGGCGCGGTGCTCGTGATCCCCGCCATCGCCGCACTCATCGCCGACAACTACGAGGGGAAGCAGCGCGTGACGGCGTTCGCCCTCATCGGCGCGGCCTCGGGCGCCGCGGTCGCCGCTGGCCCCCTCATCGGCGGGCTCGTGACCACCTACGCCTCGTGGCGGTACGTGTTCATCGGCGAGGTCGTCGTGATGGCGGTCGTCGTGCTGTTCGCGCGCCGCATCGTCGACCGCCATCCGCCGCGCCGGACCCCCATCGACCTCCTCAGCGTGCTGCTGTCCTCCGCCGGGTTCGTCGCCATCGTGTTCGGGATGCTGCAGAGCAAGGTCTGGGGCTGGATCCAGCCGTTGCAGGTGCCCGAGATCGGCGGGGTGCCGATCGCCCCGCTCGGCATCTCGCTCACGACCTGGCTCATCCTCGGCGGATGCATCCTCCTGGCCTGGTTCGTGCGGCGGCAGCGGCGCCTCATCGAGACCGACCGGCCGCCGTTCCTCGATGTCCGGCTGTTCCGCATCGAGCGGCTGCGCAGCGGCCTCGGCGCGCTCGGCGCCCAGTACGCCGTGACCGCCGGGCTCTTCTTCATGGTGCCCGTGTACCTGCAGATGACGCTCGGCTTCGACGCGCTCCAGACGGGCCTGCGGATCTTCCCGCTGTCGATCTCGCTCATCCTCTTCTCGTTCGTCGGCACCCGGCTGAACACGATCTGGTCGGCCCGGCGGATCGTGCAGACCGGCCAGGTCGTGCTCGCCGTCTCGGCGGTGGTGCTCCTCGCGTCGGTCGACGTCGAACTGCGCATCCCCGCCTTCGGCATCGGCATGTTCACCGCCGGCGCCGCGCTCGGCCTGCTCGCCTCGCAGCTCGGCAACGTCAACATGTCGAGCGTCGGACCCGAGAAGTCCAGCGAGGTCGGCGGCGTGCAGGGCGTGTTCCAGAACCTCGGCTCGTCGCTCGGCACCGCCCTGATCGGCTCCGTCCTGATCGGCGCGCTCACGACCTCGTTCGCCGGCACGGTCGCCTCGAGCGACCTGCCCGACGACGTCAAGCAGACGGTGACCGAGGCGACGCAGGGCGGAGTCGAGCTCGTGCCCGCGTCGAGCGTCGACGAGATCGGCGAGGAGGCGGGACTGTCGTCCGCCGACGCCGACACGCTCGCGAGCGCGTACAGCGCCGCCCAGATCGAGGCGCTGCGCACCGCGTTCGTCGGGCTGATCGCGATCGCGCTCGCCGCACTGCTGTTCTCGCGCGGCATCCCCGACGACCGGCCGCCCGGTCGCCGCCGCCCGCGGACCGACGCGTCAGAACCGGAGGAGGCGCAGCATGGCTGA
- a CDS encoding endonuclease domain-containing protein, which translates to MARRGPLPLDFRLAPFHVSEASARGVSLSRLRAADLVRPFRGVRATSAPETVLDRCNAYAARMPAEHWFSHATAAQLWGLPLPARLERDGRVHVSSSGREPEVVGVVGHRIRRRPHVRRHRGLSVLGPAETWCQLGSVLTVDELVEAGERLIGWPEPLCSPEEVAAAIARFGSRRGARNVREAGVRLRERSASPQETRLRELLVRAALPEPELNAPITLAGGVITHGDLVYAAYRVVVEYDGEQHRLDPEVFHRDVDRLNALAVAGWIVVRIRKGMADDDVIRVVSQALESGGWRP; encoded by the coding sequence ATGGCACGTCGCGGTCCGCTCCCCTTGGACTTCCGTCTGGCTCCGTTCCACGTCTCCGAGGCCTCCGCTCGGGGAGTCAGCCTGTCGCGACTGCGGGCAGCCGACCTCGTGCGCCCCTTCCGCGGCGTGCGCGCGACCTCCGCGCCCGAGACAGTCCTCGATCGATGCAACGCCTATGCGGCCCGGATGCCGGCCGAGCACTGGTTCAGTCACGCCACGGCCGCGCAGCTCTGGGGCCTCCCGCTGCCCGCGCGGCTGGAGCGGGACGGGCGCGTCCACGTCAGCTCGTCCGGCCGCGAGCCCGAGGTCGTCGGAGTCGTCGGCCACCGCATCCGGCGGCGGCCGCACGTGCGTCGGCACCGCGGCCTCAGCGTCCTGGGTCCGGCCGAGACGTGGTGCCAGCTGGGGAGCGTGCTCACGGTCGATGAGCTCGTGGAGGCGGGGGAGCGGCTGATCGGCTGGCCCGAGCCGCTGTGCTCACCCGAGGAGGTCGCCGCCGCGATCGCGCGGTTCGGCTCCCGCAGGGGGGCGAGGAACGTCCGGGAGGCGGGTGTCCGCCTCCGCGAGCGCTCGGCCTCGCCGCAGGAGACGAGGCTGCGCGAGCTGCTCGTCCGCGCCGCCTTGCCCGAGCCCGAGCTCAACGCGCCGATCACGCTCGCCGGCGGCGTCATCACGCACGGCGACCTCGTGTACGCCGCGTACCGCGTCGTCGTCGAGTACGACGGTGAGCAGCACCGTCTCGACCCCGAGGTGTTCCATCGCGACGTCGATCGCCTGAACGCGCTTGCCGTCGCCGGATGGATCGTGGTGCGGATCCGCAAGGGCATGGCGGACGACGACGTGATCCGCGTGGTGTCGCAGGCGCTCGAGTCCGGCGGATGGCGCCCCTGA
- a CDS encoding serine hydrolase domain-containing protein, translating to MAPAQPSADFDQVEGRLDPDVVDQLEATLAEAVRLSGSSGGVAGVWVPWAGAWTAGEGGTRFGKSGDDITADTRFQLAGVTGEITCAIALRLVDADVIELDDEVQSMVRGLPGIGDLTVEQLCRHDSGLADYYSSLRSFFISNPERNWPAGELIASGMARDRVGEPGANWAESRTGMLLLATALEQVTGRSWTELAEQYVLDPLDMDATVMPDPADTDQPDALGGYASQLKGDGTPDCEAVRDVSDRSSSISGPAGGAWSSLDDAREFSQAFASGTLFSEGTARRAWTVEPFGGTAPSWQGQGIGGQEYGPLRGIAGESVGALTAVFTDPDTGLTVVLALDNSTGGATLVREAAFALASIGSKAAAVDGRDQPLVELPWSLEQATQRMTDAAPCPLPAEGDGSTGEGDAAAG from the coding sequence ATGGCGCCCGCGCAGCCGTCAGCCGACTTCGACCAGGTCGAGGGCCGGCTGGATCCCGACGTCGTCGATCAGCTCGAAGCCACGCTCGCCGAGGCGGTGCGGCTCAGCGGCTCGAGCGGCGGCGTGGCCGGCGTATGGGTGCCGTGGGCGGGCGCGTGGACCGCGGGCGAGGGCGGCACCCGGTTCGGGAAGAGCGGCGACGACATCACCGCCGACACCCGGTTCCAGCTCGCCGGCGTGACCGGCGAGATCACGTGCGCGATCGCGCTGCGCCTGGTCGACGCCGACGTGATCGAGCTCGACGACGAGGTCCAGTCGATGGTGCGGGGCCTGCCCGGCATCGGCGACCTCACGGTCGAGCAGCTGTGCCGCCACGACTCCGGCCTCGCCGACTACTACTCGTCGCTGCGGTCGTTCTTCATCTCCAATCCCGAGCGGAACTGGCCCGCCGGTGAGCTCATCGCCAGCGGCATGGCGCGGGATCGCGTGGGCGAACCGGGCGCGAACTGGGCGGAGTCCCGCACCGGGATGCTGCTGCTCGCCACCGCGCTCGAGCAGGTCACCGGCCGCAGCTGGACCGAACTCGCCGAGCAGTACGTCCTCGATCCGCTCGACATGGACGCCACCGTGATGCCCGACCCCGCCGACACCGACCAGCCCGACGCGCTCGGCGGGTACGCCTCCCAGCTGAAGGGCGACGGCACGCCCGACTGCGAGGCCGTGCGTGACGTCTCCGACCGATCGAGCTCCATCTCCGGGCCCGCGGGCGGAGCCTGGTCGAGCCTCGACGACGCGCGCGAGTTCAGCCAGGCGTTCGCGAGCGGCACGCTGTTCAGCGAGGGCACCGCGCGCCGTGCGTGGACGGTCGAGCCCTTCGGCGGCACGGCCCCGTCGTGGCAGGGACAGGGCATCGGCGGACAGGAGTACGGTCCGCTGCGCGGCATCGCGGGCGAGTCCGTCGGCGCACTCACGGCCGTGTTCACCGATCCGGACACCGGGCTCACCGTCGTGCTCGCCCTCGACAACTCGACCGGCGGGGCGACGCTCGTGCGCGAGGCGGCCTTCGCGCTCGCCTCCATCGGCTCGAAGGCCGCCGCCGTCGACGGGCGCGACCAGCCGCTCGTCGAGCTGCCCTGGTCGCTGGAACAGGCCACCCAGCGCATGACGGATGCCGCGCCGTGCCCGCTGCCCGCGGAGGGCGACGGATCCACGGGGGAGGGCGACGCCGCCGCGGGGTGA
- a CDS encoding phosphatase PAP2 family protein has product MTDSTDADTTADEKDEKPGRLKRFHERFMVEERFLSAAAKRNLYITGAVLMVAGLVGFFVVLDSIREADDLSYIDKPVEAWLESGRDEWLTTIMIVLSIVFGPIAMPIIILVTTVTWGVLAKHAWRPILLAGGMILGVIIVQVLAPIIARDRPPAEEMMIGYDPTSSFPSGHVMGVADFLFIGTYLVFSRHRRPVITVLAFVAASFVVLMTAACRVYLGYHWPTDAVGSITLSLVVLGLVIIVDTWRTVRVGSPEQVAESDRRPEAWGRDER; this is encoded by the coding sequence GTGACCGACTCCACCGACGCGGACACGACGGCCGACGAGAAGGACGAGAAGCCCGGTCGGCTCAAGCGCTTCCACGAGCGGTTCATGGTGGAGGAGCGCTTCCTCTCCGCCGCAGCGAAGCGCAACCTGTACATCACGGGCGCCGTGCTCATGGTCGCGGGCCTGGTCGGGTTCTTCGTCGTACTCGACTCCATCCGCGAGGCCGACGACCTGTCCTACATCGACAAGCCGGTCGAGGCCTGGCTCGAATCCGGGCGCGACGAATGGCTCACCACGATCATGATCGTGCTCTCGATCGTGTTCGGCCCGATCGCGATGCCCATCATCATCCTCGTCACAACGGTGACCTGGGGCGTGCTCGCCAAGCACGCCTGGCGGCCCATCCTGCTCGCGGGCGGCATGATCCTCGGCGTCATCATCGTGCAGGTGCTCGCGCCGATCATCGCGCGCGACCGGCCCCCGGCCGAGGAGATGATGATCGGCTACGACCCCACGTCCTCGTTCCCGTCGGGGCATGTGATGGGCGTCGCCGACTTCCTCTTCATCGGCACCTACCTCGTCTTCTCGCGGCACCGCCGCCCGGTGATCACGGTCCTGGCGTTCGTCGCCGCGTCCTTCGTGGTGCTGATGACCGCCGCCTGCCGCGTCTACCTCGGCTACCACTGGCCGACCGACGCGGTCGGCTCGATCACGCTCTCGCTCGTGGTGCTCGGCCTCGTGATCATCGTCGACACCTGGCGCACGGTCCGGGTCGGCTCGCCGGAGCAGGTCGCCGAGTCCGATCGCCGGCCCGAGGCGTGGGGCCGCGATGAGCGGTGA
- a CDS encoding ATP-dependent DNA helicase: MQTVTLTAEQQAVFQAIEHTREHVFVTGRAGTGKSTLLNHLNWNTGKQIVICAPTGVAALNVGGQTIHSLFRLPIGVIADAEIDQNDAVRKLLNAMDTLVVDEVSMVNADLMDAMDRSLRQARQRPHDPFGGVQVVLFGDPYQLAPVPGSGDERRYFADTYRSMWFFDAKVWNEADLRIFELGEVHRQHDDAFKHMLNAVRHGMVTAEIAGALNDTGARRPLPEQGAITLATTNETVNRINRTALHRLPGHSLANEADVNGEFGGRGYPADERLELKVGAQVMFLRNDTAGWGEAPRWVNGTIGRVTSLQREVRVEVDGEEHEVEPVTWEKYRYTWDPVQKKLEREIVAEFTQFPLRLAWAVTIHKSQGASYDTAIVDLGSRVFSPGQTYVALSRLTSLEGLYLARPLVPRDIIVDRDVERFMSGAVRDLGTAAELPA; this comes from the coding sequence GTGCAGACCGTGACCCTGACCGCCGAGCAGCAGGCGGTGTTCCAGGCGATCGAGCACACGCGCGAGCACGTCTTTGTGACGGGCCGGGCGGGCACCGGCAAGTCGACGCTCCTGAACCACCTGAACTGGAACACCGGCAAGCAGATCGTGATCTGCGCCCCCACCGGCGTCGCGGCGCTGAACGTCGGCGGCCAGACCATCCATTCGCTGTTCCGGCTCCCGATCGGCGTGATCGCCGACGCCGAGATCGACCAGAACGACGCCGTTCGAAAGCTCCTCAACGCGATGGACACGCTCGTCGTCGACGAGGTCTCGATGGTCAACGCCGACCTGATGGATGCGATGGACCGCTCGCTGCGGCAGGCCCGGCAGCGCCCCCACGACCCGTTCGGGGGCGTGCAGGTCGTGCTGTTCGGCGACCCGTACCAGTTGGCGCCGGTTCCCGGCTCGGGCGACGAGCGCCGCTACTTCGCCGACACCTACCGCTCGATGTGGTTCTTTGACGCCAAGGTGTGGAACGAGGCCGACCTGCGCATCTTCGAGCTCGGCGAGGTGCACCGCCAGCACGACGACGCGTTCAAGCACATGCTCAACGCCGTGCGGCACGGCATGGTCACCGCCGAGATCGCGGGCGCGCTCAACGACACGGGCGCGCGCCGCCCGCTGCCCGAGCAGGGCGCGATCACGCTCGCGACGACCAACGAGACGGTGAACCGCATCAACCGCACCGCGCTGCACCGGCTGCCCGGCCATTCGCTCGCGAACGAGGCCGACGTCAACGGCGAGTTCGGCGGCCGCGGCTACCCGGCCGACGAACGGCTCGAGCTCAAGGTCGGCGCGCAGGTGATGTTCCTGCGCAACGACACGGCCGGATGGGGCGAGGCGCCGCGCTGGGTCAACGGCACGATCGGCAGGGTCACCTCGCTCCAGCGCGAGGTGCGCGTCGAGGTCGACGGCGAGGAGCACGAGGTCGAGCCGGTCACGTGGGAGAAGTACCGCTACACGTGGGACCCGGTGCAGAAGAAGCTCGAGCGCGAGATCGTCGCCGAGTTCACGCAGTTCCCGCTGCGGCTCGCGTGGGCCGTCACCATCCACAAGTCGCAGGGCGCGAGCTACGACACCGCGATCGTCGACCTCGGCTCGCGCGTCTTCAGTCCCGGCCAGACGTACGTGGCGCTCTCGCGGCTCACCTCGCTCGAGGGCCTCTACCTCGCGCGCCCGCTCGTGCCGCGCGACATCATCGTCGACCGCGACGTCGAGCGGTTCATGTCGGGCGCGGTCCGAGACCTCGGCACGGCCGCCGAACTGCCGGCCTGA
- a CDS encoding DUF4383 domain-containing protein — protein MKDSPNRIAATVFGAVYLLVGLLGFAVTGGVGFIATEGGLLLGIFAVNPLHNIAHLAIGAALLIAGLSTVAAAKTVNTVVGAAYLLLGVVGFFLAGTPANILALNAPDHFLHLASAIVLLGVGLGAERSARVATA, from the coding sequence ATGAAGGACTCACCCAACCGCATCGCCGCGACCGTGTTCGGCGCGGTCTACCTGCTCGTCGGACTGCTCGGCTTCGCCGTGACCGGCGGCGTCGGCTTCATCGCGACCGAGGGCGGCCTGCTGCTCGGCATCTTCGCGGTGAACCCACTGCACAACATCGCCCACCTCGCGATCGGGGCGGCGCTGCTGATCGCGGGCCTGTCGACCGTCGCGGCGGCGAAGACCGTGAACACCGTGGTCGGCGCCGCGTACCTGCTGCTCGGCGTGGTCGGCTTCTTCCTCGCCGGCACGCCCGCGAACATCCTGGCGCTGAACGCGCCCGACCACTTCCTCCACCTCGCGAGCGCGATCGTGCTGCTGGGCGTCGGCCTCGGCGCGGAGCGCTCGGCACGCGTGGCCACGGCCTAG